One window from the genome of Fibrobacter sp. encodes:
- a CDS encoding FISUMP domain-containing protein: protein MSRKKNCIFSLLAVGAILTACSQMGSEASESTRSVSGTSESTRTVSGTSQKGPFVKGTEVTLYGMDETLHQTGSRYSTIIDNDQGKFSLQEIPLEERYAWLNANGYFIDEYTAKKSERTILLNSLVDLQNTDKVNINVLTHLSFNRILYLVDEGKSVEEAKRQAEREVLDVFGFSGEGESFEQLDILSGGEGDAKLLAISLIMRFKGNVGDVAEFMAWLALDLETDGVCDDTVLVRELKDIASMLAHKGVYEQIRWNIRKMGATEISDFRKYLIQFASSWDSTWDSCSNQNEVKNTLVLSERPYEPSSKAICRDGVWKYYNGIRVAGMSPVDTAGKYGTLVDERDGRVYKTLDVELDDGRVVTWMADLLEYEPKSSKGDYKYIPGVGREYSPCQILGRSDNGSCVELDSEMNDRIFGKEKIQGICPDGWHIPIDREWIELFDFISDGYRWEVAELLVLSQYVDPETDVSLGVNMYTVGFRDNYSISEREFPGYDYPREFVTHEFVIHGFGVDFTCRCTSSYIRIEETSDLYFERYQDQHFGLRCVKD from the coding sequence ATGTCTAGAAAAAAGAATTGCATTTTCTCTCTGCTTGCAGTGGGCGCCATCCTGACTGCATGCAGCCAAATGGGTTCCGAAGCGTCGGAATCTACAAGAAGCGTCTCCGGAACTTCGGAATCTACAAGAACCGTCTCCGGAACTTCGCAAAAAGGGCCTTTCGTAAAGGGTACCGAAGTCACCCTTTATGGCATGGATGAGACATTGCACCAAACAGGTTCGCGCTACTCGACAATAATAGACAACGATCAAGGGAAGTTTTCCTTGCAAGAGATTCCCTTGGAGGAACGCTACGCCTGGCTCAATGCGAATGGATATTTTATTGATGAATATACTGCAAAGAAATCGGAACGAACGATTTTGTTGAATAGCCTGGTGGACTTGCAGAATACAGATAAGGTCAACATTAACGTCTTGACTCATTTGTCATTCAATCGAATTCTCTACTTGGTAGATGAAGGGAAATCCGTTGAAGAAGCGAAACGGCAGGCAGAAAGGGAGGTACTGGACGTCTTCGGATTTTCGGGAGAAGGCGAGTCTTTCGAACAGCTTGACATTCTTAGCGGTGGCGAAGGCGACGCCAAACTTTTGGCGATTTCCTTGATAATGCGTTTTAAAGGCAATGTTGGCGATGTCGCAGAATTTATGGCATGGCTCGCATTGGATTTGGAAACAGATGGCGTTTGCGATGATACGGTCCTTGTTCGCGAATTGAAGGATATTGCCTCGATGCTTGCGCATAAAGGTGTTTATGAACAGATCCGCTGGAATATACGGAAGATGGGGGCGACGGAAATATCCGATTTCCGAAAGTACCTCATACAGTTTGCGTCCTCTTGGGATTCGACGTGGGATAGTTGCAGTAATCAGAATGAAGTTAAGAATACTCTCGTTCTTAGCGAGCGTCCTTATGAACCATCGTCTAAAGCTATTTGTCGAGATGGTGTGTGGAAATACTATAACGGAATAAGGGTGGCAGGCATGAGTCCTGTCGATACGGCGGGAAAGTATGGTACCTTAGTGGATGAAAGGGATGGGCGTGTCTATAAGACCTTGGACGTTGAACTGGATGACGGTCGTGTGGTCACTTGGATGGCCGATCTTTTGGAATATGAACCCAAGAGCAGCAAAGGTGATTATAAATATATACCTGGAGTAGGCCGAGAATATTCGCCATGTCAGATTTTAGGACGAAGTGATAATGGTTCTTGTGTGGAATTGGACTCTGAAATGAACGATCGTATATTTGGTAAAGAAAAAATTCAAGGCATCTGTCCTGATGGTTGGCATATTCCTATAGATCGTGAATGGATTGAGCTGTTTGATTTTATTTCGGATGGATACCGTTGGGAGGTTGCGGAATTATTGGTCCTGTCACAATATGTTGATCCGGAAACAGACGTTTCTTTAGGTGTAAATATGTATACGGTGGGTTTTAGGGATAACTATAGTATCAGTGAGCGTGAATTCCCCGGGTATGATTATCCCCGTGAGTTTGTTACCCACGAGTTTGTAATTCATGGTTTTGGTGTGGATTTTACATGTAGATGCACTAGTTCTTATATCCGGATTGAAGAAACTTCCGATTTGTATTTTGAAAGATATCAAGATCAACATTTCGGCTTGCGCTGCGTGAAGGACTAG
- a CDS encoding TIGR02147 family protein, with protein sequence MMKSIVQYKDYHEYVLEYYRERKRTSAFTWREFAKNAGFAAGSYLKLVGDGKTRLRMEGAKKTALAMGLIGFEYDYFMLMVRYESAKTDREKKKCFEEMEALSSSHHVKILGSEFYTFYETWKHSVVRELAVAMPGAKPHEIAKACRLPISAADVCDSLRFLVKAGFLMKDVKGVYHQTTLSLTTGRLKVVSVAVHSLLRQMGEFALDALDNLPISERHFSGITMGVNAESYEKVVEELSQCRKRIVSLVSAYKDVEKVYRLNMQLFPITEKLNCGSESSEKENKK encoded by the coding sequence ATGATGAAATCAATTGTTCAGTATAAAGATTACCACGAGTATGTGTTGGAATACTACCGTGAACGCAAACGCACTTCGGCGTTTACGTGGCGTGAATTCGCGAAGAACGCTGGATTCGCGGCGGGGTCGTACTTGAAGCTTGTTGGCGATGGAAAAACGCGGCTTCGTATGGAAGGTGCGAAGAAAACCGCACTCGCAATGGGGTTGATCGGCTTCGAGTACGACTATTTTATGTTGATGGTGCGCTACGAAAGCGCGAAGACGGACCGTGAGAAGAAAAAGTGCTTCGAGGAAATGGAGGCCCTGAGTTCTTCGCACCATGTGAAAATTCTCGGGAGCGAGTTCTACACCTTCTATGAGACCTGGAAGCATTCCGTCGTCCGTGAGTTGGCTGTGGCGATGCCGGGAGCGAAGCCTCACGAGATTGCAAAGGCGTGCCGCTTGCCGATTTCGGCAGCCGATGTCTGCGACAGTTTGCGCTTCCTTGTGAAGGCTGGGTTCCTGATGAAGGATGTGAAGGGCGTTTACCACCAGACGACGTTGTCGCTTACGACGGGTCGCCTGAAGGTCGTCTCCGTGGCGGTGCATTCGCTGTTGCGCCAGATGGGCGAATTCGCGCTTGATGCGTTGGACAATTTGCCTATTTCGGAGCGGCATTTTAGCGGAATTACCATGGGCGTCAACGCCGAAAGCTACGAAAAGGTCGTGGAAGAACTTTCTCAGTGCCGCAAGCGCATCGTTTCGCTCGTGTCGGCATATAAGGACGTAGAAAAAGTGTATCGCTTGAACATGCAGCTTTTCCCGATTACGGAAAAGTTGAACTGCGGTTCAGAATCATCGGAGAAGGAGAACAAAAAATGA
- a CDS encoding InlB B-repeat-containing protein has product MFAKKVISLVAIAMFAVSANAARTITSEEPEFVDGCYQISTAEQLYGFADIVNGTFGNLTSYAGLRDSTACGKLTADIVVNEKVLGADGNLNVADTAEFATWVQMHNFLGSFDGQGHTISGLYLNSTNYDQVGLFSSAGSFSDKASSMEVSIKNVRLVDTYFYAGTNVAGILGVVTYYGKVFIDRCSVDGVIEGDAQVGGLVGWGHNNLSVTNSYNAARVSGEDYVGGIASTLHGKNVSLVNVYNVGSVSGGNNVGGIAGVAYGDGLRLVNGFSAGPVNATSDKSVGVGAVVGGVNSYVIERGTMDNMFFLAPGVDSVGISVTAEEFANGTVVTLLRDYSYGGIDGLVWGQNIGSDALPNFSGVVVGGDVLPTITLSLDTGSGDPWTKEILAGYKFRIPDIERENYKLLAWYAEANFEGEPVTHVPATQATDVKYWGHYERVYRVTLETNGGKVDSLGVDSYVHTVGAKLPRAVLREGYVFAGWYAEEDFSGNAVDSITTTDEGDKVFYARWFQTKTPEMDENDCYVISDAEELYGFAAIVNGTDGYRRDAEACAVLSQDIVVNRNVLDDEGNLNKAGMAGRIPWNPIDSFKGTFDGQMHTISGLYYNDPKDHSKRSDVGFFGVIGGEVGAPAVIQNLGIVDSYFATDARSAGGVVARIQNKTLSVWANYYAEIRNVYSTSTLETSDSTFSVAGVVGHVDRSANLRIENCYNQGAIRGYRNYISGVVGYASLSGKVVMANCYNAKPVSYVVGSSGVSQLIAYSTLLENVAEIVNSVYIDSSKWEFGGTLAPKERFADGTVAEMLREGENGSVWGQNVGVDPFPLFSGEIKNSAAVKYNVTFYTYEDDTATYIDHYWAGVKTKLPWAEREGMWFKGWYDNAMLGGNSVSYISELDEGDLHFYAKWELKTFTVRILNSNPDRGRIAGLKSSLVYTYGEFVSIKVEPFDGFYLNYWSDLEGEAEQPLVREFYVDRDTTMIVYFGKYSSSSSSEPESSSGVTPQSSSSSAKSSSSSAKSSSSSAPKSSSSVTPQSSSSSAKSSSSSRPAASSSSVNSKSSSSCKNCFRLGLTLAPLAPRFGVEVAGRNILITDALDAASDSRAAGAYALFDLQGRVLRRGTVDGANFSIPIAHAGTYLVRIGASVRRVSVR; this is encoded by the coding sequence ATGTTTGCCAAAAAAGTAATCTCGCTTGTTGCAATCGCCATGTTCGCGGTGTCAGCAAATGCCGCGAGGACGATTACCTCGGAAGAGCCTGAATTTGTAGATGGCTGTTACCAGATTTCGACAGCCGAGCAACTGTACGGTTTTGCCGATATTGTAAACGGTACGTTTGGAAATCTGACTAGTTATGCGGGGCTTCGTGACAGCACTGCCTGTGGCAAGCTCACTGCCGATATCGTGGTGAACGAGAAGGTTCTTGGCGCAGACGGAAACCTGAACGTTGCGGATACGGCAGAATTTGCGACATGGGTGCAGATGCATAATTTCCTGGGATCGTTTGACGGGCAGGGCCATACGATTTCAGGCTTGTATCTTAATTCTACTAACTATGACCAGGTGGGGTTGTTTTCTTCGGCGGGCTCGTTCTCGGATAAGGCGTCTTCCATGGAAGTTTCTATCAAGAATGTCCGTCTAGTAGACACTTATTTTTATGCAGGCACTAACGTGGCCGGAATTCTCGGCGTTGTCACATATTACGGAAAGGTGTTCATCGACCGGTGCAGCGTTGACGGAGTTATTGAGGGCGATGCGCAGGTAGGTGGCCTGGTGGGTTGGGGCCATAACAATCTCTCTGTCACCAATAGCTATAACGCGGCCCGCGTAAGTGGGGAAGATTATGTTGGCGGAATTGCGAGTACACTTCACGGTAAGAATGTTTCGTTGGTGAATGTTTATAATGTGGGCTCTGTTTCGGGCGGTAATAACGTAGGGGGGATTGCTGGCGTTGCTTATGGCGATGGCTTGCGTTTGGTGAATGGCTTCAGCGCCGGCCCTGTGAATGCGACATCTGATAAGTCCGTAGGTGTGGGCGCTGTGGTGGGAGGTGTCAACAGCTACGTCATAGAGAGGGGAACCATGGACAACATGTTTTTCCTTGCTCCGGGAGTAGATTCGGTCGGAATCTCCGTGACTGCAGAAGAGTTTGCCAATGGTACCGTCGTCACCTTGTTGCGGGATTATAGCTACGGCGGTATTGACGGCCTAGTATGGGGCCAGAATATTGGTTCTGATGCACTGCCAAATTTCAGCGGAGTTGTCGTTGGTGGGGATGTGCTGCCTACGATTACGCTCAGTCTCGATACGGGTAGTGGCGACCCCTGGACAAAGGAAATTCTTGCCGGTTACAAGTTCAGGATACCCGATATTGAACGCGAAAACTACAAACTGTTGGCCTGGTATGCCGAAGCAAACTTTGAAGGCGAGCCCGTGACGCATGTCCCTGCGACGCAGGCTACCGACGTGAAATACTGGGGCCATTACGAACGCGTATACCGCGTGACGCTTGAAACCAATGGCGGTAAGGTGGATTCCCTTGGCGTAGATTCGTATGTCCATACTGTCGGGGCGAAACTCCCGCGGGCCGTATTGCGCGAAGGCTATGTCTTTGCCGGCTGGTATGCGGAAGAAGACTTCAGCGGGAATGCCGTCGATTCCATCACTACGACAGACGAGGGCGACAAGGTTTTCTATGCCAGGTGGTTCCAGACGAAAACTCCGGAAATGGACGAGAACGATTGCTATGTCATTTCGGATGCGGAAGAACTCTACGGCTTTGCCGCTATCGTGAACGGGACGGACGGTTACCGGCGCGATGCTGAGGCTTGCGCCGTCCTCTCGCAGGATATTGTGGTGAACAGGAACGTGCTGGACGACGAAGGTAACCTCAACAAGGCGGGAATGGCGGGGCGTATTCCGTGGAACCCGATTGACAGTTTCAAGGGTACATTCGACGGACAGATGCATACGATTTCGGGCCTGTATTATAACGACCCCAAAGACCATAGTAAAAGGAGTGACGTCGGATTCTTCGGTGTCATTGGAGGCGAAGTGGGTGCGCCCGCTGTCATACAGAACCTGGGTATTGTCGATTCGTATTTTGCAACGGATGCGAGGAGCGCCGGGGGTGTTGTTGCGCGTATCCAGAATAAGACCTTGTCGGTCTGGGCAAACTATTATGCCGAAATTAGGAATGTCTATAGTACATCCACCCTGGAAACTTCCGACAGTACTTTCTCGGTGGCCGGAGTTGTGGGGCATGTTGACAGAAGCGCGAACCTGCGCATTGAAAACTGCTACAATCAGGGGGCAATCCGTGGCTACAGGAATTATATTTCGGGGGTCGTTGGGTATGCAAGCCTTTCCGGCAAGGTCGTTATGGCGAATTGCTATAATGCAAAACCTGTCAGCTATGTGGTGGGTTCTTCCGGGGTGAGCCAGCTGATTGCCTATTCGACGCTGTTGGAGAATGTCGCGGAGATTGTCAACAGCGTTTATATCGATTCGTCGAAATGGGAATTCGGGGGCACCTTGGCTCCGAAGGAACGCTTTGCTGACGGCACGGTTGCAGAAATGCTGCGCGAGGGCGAGAACGGCAGCGTGTGGGGGCAGAATGTCGGCGTAGATCCGTTCCCGCTGTTCTCCGGAGAAATCAAGAATTCTGCCGCTGTCAAGTACAACGTGACGTTCTATACCTATGAAGATGATACAGCGACTTACATTGACCATTACTGGGCGGGCGTGAAGACGAAACTCCCGTGGGCCGAAAGGGAAGGCATGTGGTTCAAGGGCTGGTACGACAACGCCATGCTTGGCGGGAACAGTGTTTCGTACATTTCGGAATTGGATGAGGGCGATTTGCATTTCTATGCCAAGTGGGAACTGAAGACCTTTACCGTGCGCATCTTGAACAGCAATCCTGATCGTGGCCGTATAGCGGGCCTTAAGTCGAGCTTGGTGTATACCTATGGCGAGTTTGTGTCGATAAAGGTGGAACCCTTTGATGGCTTCTATCTGAACTATTGGAGCGACCTCGAAGGTGAAGCCGAACAGCCGCTGGTCCGTGAATTCTATGTCGATAGGGATACGACCATGATTGTATACTTCGGCAAGTATAGCTCAAGTTCTTCCAGCGAACCGGAGTCTTCTTCTGGCGTCACGCCGCAGTCTAGCTCCAGCAGCGCGAAGTCGAGCAGCAGTTCTGCGAAGTCTAGCAGTAGTTCCGCTCCGAAGTCGTCTTCCAGCGTCACACCGCAGTCTAGTTCTAGCAGCGCAAAGTCCAGTAGCAGTTCTAGGCCCGCGGCGTCTTCTTCGAGCGTGAATTCCAAATCGTCCAGCTCTTGCAAGAACTGTTTCAGACTGGGCTTGACACTTGCTCCGCTTGCTCCCCGATTTGGCGTGGAAGTTGCCGGACGCAATATCCTGATAACGGACGCGCTCGATGCTGCGTCTGATTCCCGAGCTGCCGGCGCCTATGCGCTTTTCGACCTGCAGGGTCGCGTACTCCGCAGGGGAACTGTCGATGGGGCGAATTTCTCCATCCCGATCGCGCATGCGGGAACATACCTTGTACGTATTGGTGCTAGCGTGCGGCGCGTGTCCGTGCGGTAG
- a CDS encoding sodium ion-translocating decarboxylase subunit beta has protein sequence MSSLLNSVVEFACDTGFAYVTGPMVIMWIVSFVLMYLAIVKKYEPLLLLPISLGALAVNIPSAGFYDGGWSIEGMFTPTAGLYYYISQGIHLELFPPIIFLGVGAMTDFGPLIANPRTLLLGGGAQFGVFATMFCAVALGGFTLGEAASIGIIGGADGPTSIFTANKLAKHLIGPIAVAAYTYMALVPLIQPPIMRLMTNDKERKIRMKALRQVSKAERIVFAVMVMIVCILVVPDASALIIMLMLGNIFKEAGVVERLVKTSSNELMNIVTIFLGTSVGLTMSADIFLKPQTLMIIAMGVVAFGFSTAAGLFLAKIMNWCSPKNPVNPLIGSAGVSAVPMAARVSQVEGAKYDPQNFLLMHAMGPNVAGVIGTAVCAGYMISRLS, from the coding sequence ATGAGTTCACTCTTAAATTCGGTTGTCGAGTTCGCTTGCGATACCGGATTCGCATATGTCACCGGACCCATGGTGATCATGTGGATCGTGAGTTTCGTACTGATGTACTTGGCGATTGTCAAAAAGTATGAGCCGCTGCTGCTCTTGCCGATTTCCCTCGGCGCGCTGGCGGTGAACATCCCGAGTGCGGGATTCTACGATGGCGGCTGGAGCATCGAAGGTATGTTTACCCCGACTGCCGGCCTCTATTACTACATCAGCCAGGGTATCCACCTGGAACTCTTCCCGCCCATCATCTTCTTGGGCGTGGGCGCCATGACGGACTTCGGACCGCTTATCGCCAACCCGCGTACGCTCCTCCTCGGTGGCGGCGCTCAGTTCGGCGTGTTCGCGACCATGTTCTGTGCCGTGGCCCTCGGTGGCTTTACTCTCGGTGAAGCTGCTTCCATCGGTATCATCGGCGGCGCCGACGGTCCGACCTCCATCTTCACTGCGAACAAACTTGCAAAGCACCTCATCGGACCTATCGCCGTGGCGGCTTACACCTACATGGCTCTTGTTCCGCTCATCCAGCCGCCTATCATGCGCTTGATGACCAACGACAAGGAACGCAAGATCCGCATGAAGGCTCTCCGTCAGGTGAGCAAGGCCGAACGCATCGTGTTCGCCGTGATGGTGATGATCGTCTGCATCCTCGTGGTGCCCGATGCTTCTGCTCTTATCATCATGCTCATGCTCGGCAACATCTTCAAGGAAGCCGGCGTCGTGGAACGTCTCGTGAAGACCTCTTCCAACGAACTCATGAACATCGTGACCATATTCCTCGGTACTTCCGTGGGCCTCACGATGTCTGCCGACATCTTCCTGAAGCCGCAGACCCTCATGATTATCGCCATGGGCGTTGTCGCCTTCGGTTTCTCGACCGCGGCCGGCCTCTTCCTCGCGAAGATCATGAACTGGTGCTCTCCGAAGAACCCCGTGAACCCGCTTATCGGTTCTGCTGGCGTGTCCGCCGTGCCGATGGCCGCACGTGTTTCCCAGGTGGAAGGTGCCAAGTATGACCCGCAGAACTTCTTGCTGATGCACGCCATGGGCCCGAACGTGGCCGGCGTTATCGGTACCGCAGTCTGCGCTGGTTACATGATTAGCCGTTTGTCGTAG
- a CDS encoding acetyl-CoA carboxylase biotin carboxyl carrier protein subunit, which yields MKKTVRISFEGKTYDVEVEVLDSAVAAAPAAPVAAAPAAAPAAAPVAAGGTEVKCPLAGSVFKLKVKVGDKVEANQEVAIIEALKMENPVVAPCAGTVNSISVKETDTVVDGQTLMTIA from the coding sequence ATGAAGAAAACAGTCCGTATCAGTTTCGAAGGCAAGACCTACGACGTCGAAGTTGAAGTTCTTGATTCCGCCGTCGCCGCCGCTCCGGCAGCCCCGGTTGCCGCTGCTCCCGCAGCCGCTCCTGCTGCCGCTCCCGTCGCTGCCGGTGGCACCGAAGTGAAGTGCCCGCTCGCCGGTTCCGTGTTCAAGCTGAAGGTCAAGGTTGGCGACAAGGTCGAAGCCAACCAGGAAGTGGCTATCATTGAAGCCCTTAAGATGGAAAACCCGGTCGTCGCTCCTTGCGCCGGCACCGTGAACTCCATCTCCGTCAAGGAAACCGATACCGTCGTCGACGGCCAGACCCTGATGACCATCGCCTAA
- a CDS encoding tetratricopeptide repeat protein yields the protein MLLVCLLSVGLWARPINDGNKLFAKGDYAGALEKYMKAREAEPANPLLFYNIGTCQYRLGNYEEAKKELESAVRMPDKKMAAKAAYNLANTHFRMGEKAAEGSERIAAWRESVAYLKKAIDLDNNFENAKKNVEIVQRKLKEELDKQKENKDQNQDQNNDQKQPPLSEKAKEVLARALQLCKDGKYAEAKEMLENLIAEDETAGQLSGHVQRIDDVIEIKAGRKPKAKIDASNTDNDLEVI from the coding sequence GTGCTACTTGTATGTTTGCTGTCGGTCGGCCTGTGGGCGCGGCCAATAAATGACGGCAACAAGCTGTTTGCCAAGGGCGACTATGCCGGCGCACTCGAAAAGTACATGAAGGCCCGCGAGGCCGAACCCGCGAACCCGCTTCTGTTCTACAATATCGGAACGTGCCAGTACAGGCTCGGCAATTACGAAGAGGCCAAAAAGGAACTCGAGAGTGCCGTGCGCATGCCGGATAAAAAGATGGCGGCGAAGGCCGCCTACAACCTGGCGAATACGCATTTCCGCATGGGCGAGAAGGCCGCCGAGGGCAGCGAACGCATTGCCGCCTGGCGCGAGTCGGTAGCCTATTTGAAAAAGGCCATCGACCTAGACAACAACTTCGAAAATGCGAAGAAGAACGTCGAAATCGTTCAGCGCAAGCTGAAGGAAGAACTTGACAAGCAAAAAGAGAACAAGGACCAAAATCAGGACCAGAACAACGACCAGAAACAGCCGCCGCTTTCCGAGAAGGCGAAGGAAGTCCTGGCTCGTGCACTCCAGCTTTGCAAGGATGGCAAGTACGCCGAAGCGAAGGAGATGCTCGAAAACCTGATTGCCGAAGACGAGACTGCGGGCCAGTTGAGCGGCCACGTGCAGCGCATCGATGACGTCATCGAAATCAAGGCCGGCCGCAAGCCCAAGGCGAAGATTGACGCCAGCAACACTGACAACGACCTGGAGGTGATCTGA
- a CDS encoding NPCBM/NEW2 domain-containing protein gives MEKRNVNTFVFWGIICLLANILCTYAEGYDGDQSFWVGWTQQLVDGGFGNFKGNYPPVYVFWLWVVAHIHSLFGIGIGKTFFMKFMCLWPVYFSHVFLLDWLCRFMDRFNYPEWKRHALAGFVALNPALLLAGPVWGQVDLFPVVLAIVSIYCMARRRTAIFAPMLYVISLLAKFQMILFLPIFGGLFLKHWRYSWRGLALIIPAVALVLLPYALGGNLVDMLMRSYVKTVGQYPYATFNAANLWYLWAGNTASDAVPVWGISEYGLGFLFKPSIMGKVLFVLVSIFTLVKTLFSKNIRTIWGLAFLNALAFFTVLPGMHERYLLYAIPAGLCWLVWDTRRAGLWSILATFVSAVNVMLIISFKGHHVWNFTSALACVVLVLAVVSFAFPNLWRWGYAKIARMKFPRFVPYVTLSAVLFVMLVVLLVQMQPVSVSRTEEKLLLTEMSMRVVHQDYKKPRTDFSVDGVPLQVRNRVYRDGIGTHAASTLRFRLPEKAQSFHFGAAIDDETYGNGDCEFMVKLDGRVVWSSGRMTGKDRPKFDSVTVEGHETLELVTDPMGSNSSDHADWLLPYIKLR, from the coding sequence ATGGAAAAACGCAATGTAAATACATTTGTCTTTTGGGGCATAATCTGCCTGCTTGCGAATATCCTTTGCACATATGCTGAAGGCTACGATGGCGACCAGAGTTTCTGGGTGGGCTGGACGCAGCAGCTCGTGGACGGGGGCTTCGGAAACTTCAAGGGCAATTACCCGCCGGTCTATGTCTTTTGGCTCTGGGTGGTGGCGCATATCCACAGCCTGTTCGGCATAGGCATCGGCAAGACTTTCTTCATGAAGTTCATGTGCCTCTGGCCCGTCTATTTTTCGCATGTGTTCTTGCTGGACTGGCTTTGCCGATTCATGGACCGGTTCAACTATCCCGAATGGAAACGGCATGCCCTTGCGGGCTTTGTCGCCTTGAACCCGGCGCTTCTGCTCGCGGGCCCGGTATGGGGCCAGGTGGACTTGTTCCCGGTGGTACTCGCGATTGTTTCCATCTACTGCATGGCGCGCCGCCGTACGGCGATATTTGCGCCGATGCTCTATGTGATTTCGCTGTTGGCGAAGTTCCAGATGATTCTCTTCCTTCCGATATTTGGAGGGCTCTTCCTCAAGCATTGGCGTTACTCCTGGCGTGGTCTCGCGCTCATAATCCCCGCGGTGGCGCTCGTGCTTTTGCCGTATGCCCTGGGCGGTAACCTGGTCGACATGCTCATGCGCTCCTATGTCAAGACGGTGGGGCAGTACCCCTATGCGACATTCAATGCGGCGAACCTGTGGTACCTCTGGGCGGGCAATACCGCATCCGACGCCGTTCCCGTTTGGGGCATCAGCGAATACGGGCTCGGATTCCTGTTCAAGCCGAGCATCATGGGCAAGGTCCTGTTCGTGCTGGTTTCCATATTTACGCTTGTCAAGACGCTGTTCAGCAAGAATATCCGTACCATATGGGGGCTCGCCTTCTTGAACGCGCTTGCCTTCTTTACGGTGCTCCCGGGTATGCATGAACGTTACCTGCTTTACGCCATCCCGGCAGGGCTCTGCTGGCTGGTTTGGGACACGCGTCGGGCCGGCCTGTGGAGTATCCTCGCGACGTTTGTTTCCGCGGTGAATGTCATGCTGATCATTTCGTTCAAGGGGCATCACGTGTGGAACTTTACCTCGGCGCTGGCGTGTGTGGTTCTTGTGCTTGCCGTGGTCTCGTTTGCGTTCCCGAATCTCTGGCGCTGGGGTTACGCGAAAATCGCCCGCATGAAATTTCCGCGCTTTGTCCCTTATGTGACGTTGTCTGCGGTACTTTTTGTCATGCTCGTCGTGCTTCTGGTACAGATGCAGCCCGTTTCCGTTTCTAGAACGGAAGAAAAGTTGTTGTTGACGGAAATGTCCATGAGGGTCGTGCATCAGGATTATAAGAAGCCTAGGACGGACTTTTCTGTCGACGGCGTCCCCTTGCAGGTGCGCAACAGGGTTTATCGCGACGGCATCGGTACGCATGCCGCGTCGACTTTGCGCTTCCGCTTGCCGGAGAAAGCCCAAAGTTTCCATTTTGGTGCGGCCATTGACGATGAAACATACGGGAATGGCGATTGTGAATTTATGGTGAAGCTCGATGGCCGTGTGGTCTGGAGCAGCGGGCGCATGACGGGCAAGGACCGCCCCAAATTCGATTCCGTTACGGTGGAAGGCCATGAAACCCTGGAACTCGTGACGGACCCGATGGGCTCGAATTCGAGTGACCATGCCGACTGGCTATTGCCTTACATAAAATTGCGATAA